The proteins below come from a single Parageobacillus thermoglucosidasius genomic window:
- a CDS encoding LacI family DNA-binding transcriptional regulator, translating into MANIREIAKEAGVSVATVSRVLNGYPYVREEKRNAVWEAVEKLNYTKNINAVHLAKGKTSIVGVMLPYVNHPYFGAILEGISKEALRHRYHLLLFQTNYDVEKELEALEMMRMKQVDGLIICSHVSGWNVIEAYKEDGPIVLCEDVGDKDFSSVYIDHYDAFAKALRYLIQKGHRHIGYCIGRTTGTNSKAREMAYYDTLRQIGVEPRKEWIFDHCLYMEDGKRVVHEWMSLPEKPSALLVSSDQVAAGIVLWGKKEGVNIPNDLAIVSFDNHPISEPLQITTMELPLALMGTKAFRLIYHYIETGNIARKTEKLPVRFIERSSV; encoded by the coding sequence ATGGCCAATATTCGGGAAATTGCCAAAGAAGCAGGGGTTTCGGTGGCAACGGTGTCAAGGGTGTTAAACGGCTATCCTTACGTGCGGGAAGAGAAAAGAAATGCGGTATGGGAAGCTGTCGAAAAGTTAAATTATACAAAAAATATCAATGCGGTCCATTTAGCGAAAGGGAAAACATCGATTGTCGGGGTCATGCTTCCTTATGTGAATCACCCGTATTTCGGAGCCATATTGGAAGGAATATCAAAAGAGGCGCTGCGCCACCGGTACCACCTTTTGCTGTTTCAAACGAATTACGATGTGGAAAAAGAGCTGGAAGCGCTGGAAATGATGCGAATGAAACAAGTCGATGGGCTTATTATTTGTTCACATGTGTCGGGCTGGAACGTAATCGAGGCGTACAAGGAAGATGGGCCGATCGTATTATGTGAAGATGTTGGAGATAAAGATTTTTCATCTGTTTATATTGACCATTATGATGCGTTTGCTAAGGCGTTGCGCTATTTAATTCAGAAAGGGCATCGGCACATCGGCTATTGCATCGGAAGAACGACAGGGACAAACAGCAAAGCGAGGGAAATGGCCTATTACGACACGCTGCGGCAAATTGGTGTCGAGCCGCGAAAAGAGTGGATTTTTGATCATTGTTTATACATGGAAGATGGGAAACGAGTCGTTCATGAGTGGATGTCATTGCCGGAAAAGCCGAGCGCGCTGCTTGTATCGAGCGATCAAGTGGCGGCAGGCATCGTATTGTGGGGGAAAAAAGAAGGAGTGAACATCCCTAATGACCTTGCGATTGTCAGTTTTGATAATCATCCGATTTCGGAACCGCTGCAAATTACGACGATGGAACTGCCGCTTGCGCTGATGGGAACGAAAGCGTTTCGCCTTATTTATCATTATATCGAAACAGGGAATATCGCAAGAAAAACGGAAAAGTTGCCGGTTCGTTTTATTGAACGCTCATCGGTATAG
- a CDS encoding response regulator, whose amino-acid sequence MYRVLLIEDDPMVQEVNRQFIEQVEGFTVIGVAGNGIEGIQLIRELHPDLAIIDIYMPQQDGLETLKEIRAKGYEVDIIAITAASDIDTVRRVLQNGAFDYIMKPFKFERLKQALENYHSFRQTLNEKETLTQKELDVLLQTAEPQPLAPRSELPKGLNEVTLQKVVRYLRKQTEPVSAEEVAEGVGIARVTARRYLEYLEKRGEVSLDVQYGGIGRPVNRYMMKRHT is encoded by the coding sequence ATGTACCGAGTGCTGCTCATTGAAGACGATCCGATGGTACAGGAAGTGAACCGCCAGTTCATCGAACAAGTAGAAGGATTTACAGTAATCGGCGTTGCCGGAAACGGGATCGAAGGAATACAACTGATCCGCGAACTTCATCCCGATTTAGCGATTATCGATATTTATATGCCACAGCAGGACGGCTTGGAAACATTAAAAGAAATTCGCGCGAAAGGGTATGAAGTCGATATTATCGCCATCACGGCAGCAAGCGACATCGATACTGTACGCCGTGTATTGCAAAACGGCGCTTTTGATTATATTATGAAACCGTTTAAATTTGAACGCCTCAAACAAGCGTTGGAAAATTATCATTCATTCCGCCAAACGCTGAACGAAAAAGAAACATTAACGCAAAAAGAGTTAGACGTTCTTCTGCAAACGGCGGAACCCCAACCGCTTGCGCCGCGCAGCGAACTGCCAAAAGGCTTGAACGAAGTCACATTGCAAAAAGTCGTTCGTTATCTCCGCAAACAAACGGAACCAGTTTCCGCCGAAGAAGTCGCCGAAGGGGTCGGCATCGCGCGAGTAACAGCCCGCCGCTATTTAGAATACTTAGAAAAGCGTGGAGAAGTCAGCCTCGATGTTCAATATGGCGGAATTGGGCGCCCGGTAAACCGGTACATGATGAAACGCCACACATAG
- a CDS encoding DMT family transporter — MKGYIALGISIISEVFGTTMLKLSEGFTNIFPSIGVIVGYGLSFYFLSLCLKTVPLSLAYALWSGIGTALTTLIGVLLWRDPFNIITLVGLILIIGGVALLNASKSLENAKKPAS, encoded by the coding sequence ATGAAAGGCTATATTGCGTTAGGAATATCCATTATCAGCGAAGTGTTCGGTACGACAATGCTTAAATTGTCAGAAGGATTTACAAATATATTCCCTTCCATTGGAGTGATCGTTGGTTATGGATTATCATTTTATTTCTTATCATTATGCCTTAAGACCGTTCCGTTAAGTTTGGCTTATGCTCTTTGGTCAGGAATAGGGACAGCTTTAACAACGTTAATTGGTGTACTGTTATGGCGAGACCCATTTAACATCATTACATTAGTTGGCTTAATATTAATAATTGGCGGGGTAGCTTTATTGAATGCTTCTAAAAGCCTAGAAAATGCAAAGAAACCAGCAAGCTGA
- a CDS encoding TetR/AcrR family transcriptional regulator: MESKAAIKRKHILKSAKEFILKNGFNALTLDSVAKQAGISKGGLLYHFPNKEALLIGLAQYIFEEFTMRLEEHAKKDPIEKGKWCRAFIEASKWDLEHNAELNVGIIAASMLNPDLLENISQSCDYIQNKVEQDNINPVTATIIRLAIDGLYYSELFNIAPLDDKLREKVIQQLINMTK, encoded by the coding sequence GTGGAATCAAAAGCTGCTATCAAGCGTAAGCATATCTTAAAATCTGCAAAAGAATTCATTCTCAAAAATGGTTTTAATGCATTAACTTTAGATTCTGTGGCAAAACAAGCAGGAATCAGTAAAGGAGGTTTATTATATCACTTTCCAAATAAAGAAGCATTATTGATAGGGTTGGCACAATATATTTTCGAAGAATTCACGATGCGATTGGAAGAACACGCTAAGAAAGATCCAATAGAAAAAGGGAAATGGTGCCGTGCTTTCATTGAAGCATCCAAATGGGATTTGGAGCATAATGCCGAGCTTAATGTTGGAATAATTGCTGCTTCTATGTTAAATCCAGATTTATTAGAAAATATATCTCAAAGTTGTGATTATATACAAAACAAAGTGGAACAGGACAATATAAACCCTGTTACCGCAACGATTATCCGGTTAGCAATAGATGGCCTTTATTACTCAGAACTGTTTAATATAGCTCCGTTAGATGACAAATTACGTGAAAAAGTAATCCAGCAATTGATAAATATGACCAAATAG
- a CDS encoding DMT family transporter — MNPYVILAAAIISEVFGSAMLKVSNGFAKWLPSIAVIIGYSASFYFLSLSLQAIPLGTAYAIWSGVGTALTALVGVIIYKESFNLKKFFGLVLITGGVIALKLSSGGSH, encoded by the coding sequence TTGAATCCATATGTCATTTTGGCGGCAGCCATCATCAGTGAAGTGTTTGGCAGTGCGATGCTAAAAGTATCAAACGGATTTGCAAAGTGGCTCCCCTCCATCGCAGTCATCATTGGATATAGTGCATCCTTTTATTTCCTGTCTTTATCTCTTCAAGCAATACCACTGGGCACAGCTTACGCTATATGGTCAGGTGTTGGGACAGCTTTAACTGCGTTAGTCGGTGTCATCATTTATAAAGAAAGCTTTAATCTTAAAAAATTTTTTGGTTTAGTTCTAATTACTGGCGGAGTTATTGCTTTGAAACTCTCAAGCGGCGGCTCTCATTAA
- a CDS encoding helix-turn-helix domain-containing protein: MSDFFKKYAAIRGEQHVKKLQLEGTIAAQIKTRRKQLNMTQQELADRIGVPKSTIGRIEAGLTSPRVETLFKISQALNTPFIIDGTSRQDHNLHVQI, from the coding sequence ATGAGTGATTTTTTTAAGAAATATGCAGCTATTCGCGGCGAGCAGCATGTTAAAAAACTTCAATTAGAAGGAACTATCGCTGCACAGATCAAAACAAGACGGAAGCAGCTGAATATGACTCAACAGGAACTTGCAGACCGTATTGGAGTCCCAAAATCAACGATTGGGAGAATTGAAGCGGGGCTTACAAGTCCAAGGGTAGAGACGCTTTTTAAAATTTCGCAGGCATTGAATACTCCTTTCATCATTGATGGCACAAGCAGACAGGACCATAACCTGCATGTTCAAATTTAG
- a CDS encoding ATP-binding protein yields the protein MYRLSIRWKITILIFFIVSFSLLLSGLFVIGNFFHTKEKELQQRALLTARTVSELPEIKSHIVGTKKERSSINNIVERVRVIHNANYIVVLDMNRVRLSHPVPSMIGRVSRSTDEGPAFAEHTYTSKARGEIGTVIRAFVPIMNKDHQQIGVVIAAYRLPTFLEVIYALKEEIFIATSLSLLIGGIGAWLLASHIKQQMFHLEPHEIAKLLVERTEAFNAMHEGVIAIDSNENITIFNDRAKQMLGVSGDVIGKPIRSVIPDTRLPEILQINQPIYNKELQIGNLTIWSNRIPIKVNGKTVGAIAIFQDRTEVKKLAEELTGVKAFVSALRVQNHEYMNKLHTIAGLIQLGHQEKALEYVFQVTEEQEELTQFLSKHIKDESISGLLLSKVRRGKELGIRVTIDRHSRLHAFPSLLDHHDFVVILGNLIENAFDSFQGITDREKEIYVSIEQNEEICSLSVEDNGQGIDPEHLGHIFEEGFSTKGKNGRGIGLYLVKHIVEKGKGHMDVKSEKGKGTIFTITFEM from the coding sequence ATGTATCGGCTATCCATCCGCTGGAAAATCACGATCTTAATTTTTTTTATTGTTAGCTTTTCCTTATTGCTAAGCGGATTGTTTGTCATCGGCAACTTTTTTCATACAAAAGAGAAAGAATTGCAACAACGGGCACTGCTGACAGCACGGACGGTATCCGAGCTTCCCGAAATCAAATCCCATATTGTCGGAACCAAAAAAGAACGGTCTTCCATTAACAACATTGTGGAACGTGTCCGCGTTATTCATAACGCCAACTACATTGTTGTTCTTGATATGAATAGAGTCCGCCTTTCCCATCCCGTTCCATCCATGATCGGGCGCGTTTCCCGCAGTACCGATGAAGGTCCTGCGTTTGCGGAGCATACTTATACATCGAAAGCACGCGGCGAAATTGGCACTGTCATTCGTGCATTCGTGCCGATTATGAATAAAGATCATCAACAAATCGGCGTTGTCATTGCGGCATATCGATTGCCAACGTTTTTGGAAGTGATTTATGCTTTAAAAGAAGAGATTTTCATTGCAACAAGCCTTTCTCTTTTAATTGGTGGGATCGGGGCTTGGCTGCTCGCTTCCCATATTAAGCAACAAATGTTTCATCTTGAACCGCACGAAATCGCTAAACTGCTTGTCGAACGGACCGAAGCCTTCAACGCGATGCACGAAGGCGTTATCGCGATCGACAGCAATGAAAACATCACGATTTTTAACGACCGGGCAAAACAGATGCTCGGTGTCAGCGGAGATGTGATCGGCAAGCCGATTCGCTCGGTGATTCCCGACACGCGCTTGCCGGAAATTTTGCAAATTAACCAGCCTATTTATAACAAAGAACTGCAAATCGGAAATTTAACGATTTGGAGCAACCGCATTCCGATTAAAGTCAATGGCAAAACAGTTGGGGCAATCGCAATTTTCCAAGACCGTACTGAGGTGAAAAAACTCGCCGAAGAGCTGACAGGAGTGAAAGCGTTCGTCAGCGCTTTGCGTGTGCAAAATCACGAATATATGAACAAGTTGCATACGATCGCCGGATTGATACAATTAGGACATCAAGAAAAAGCGCTCGAATACGTCTTTCAAGTGACAGAAGAACAAGAAGAACTGACACAGTTTTTAAGCAAACATATTAAAGACGAAAGCATTTCCGGCTTGCTCTTAAGCAAAGTCCGCCGCGGCAAAGAATTGGGCATCCGCGTCACCATCGACCGCCATAGCCGTCTTCATGCTTTTCCGTCTCTGTTGGATCATCACGATTTTGTCGTTATTCTTGGCAACTTGATCGAAAACGCGTTTGATTCGTTTCAAGGCATTACGGATCGGGAAAAAGAAATATATGTTAGCATTGAGCAAAATGAAGAAATTTGTTCTCTCTCAGTGGAAGACAACGGCCAAGGCATTGATCCAGAGCACCTCGGCCATATTTTCGAGGAAGGGTTCTCGACCAAAGGCAAAAATGGGCGAGGCATCGGTTTGTACTTAGTCAAGCATATTGTGGAAAAAGGAAAAGGGCATATGGATGTGAAATCAGAAAAAGGGAAAGGAACGATATTTACGATCACTTTTGAGATGTAA
- a CDS encoding 2TM domain-containing protein translates to MEKDEKYIRAKKRVKNLRAFYIHLIVYILVNAMLFVINLISGAGNWWFLYPLVGWGIGVIVHGVSTLAFGIFGEEWEERKIKEYMEKDR, encoded by the coding sequence ATCGAAAAAGACGAAAAATATATAAGAGCGAAAAAAAGGGTGAAAAATCTAAGAGCATTTTATATTCATTTAATTGTTTATATTTTAGTGAATGCCATGCTTTTTGTGATTAACCTAATTTCTGGTGCCGGTAATTGGTGGTTCCTATATCCACTGGTAGGCTGGGGAATCGGAGTTATAGTACACGGCGTATCAACCTTGGCATTTGGCATATTCGGTGAAGAGTGGGAAGAAAGAAAGATAAAAGAATATATGGAAAAAGACAGGTAG
- a CDS encoding L,D-transpeptidase, with product MTRWIDISTNKHQLKLYDGHRLIKVYPIAVGKMLTPTPSGIYTIINKQRNPGGAFGVLWLGLSRPHYGIHGTNNPSSIGKNVSRGCIRMYNHDVIELSSMVPVGTRVYIHK from the coding sequence ATGACACGCTGGATCGACATATCCACAAACAAACATCAATTAAAACTTTATGATGGCCATAGGTTAATAAAAGTGTATCCCATTGCTGTCGGTAAAATGTTAACCCCAACCCCTTCAGGAATATATACAATTATCAATAAACAGCGCAATCCCGGAGGTGCTTTCGGGGTATTGTGGCTGGGTTTATCAAGGCCTCATTATGGAATACATGGAACGAACAACCCTTCTTCTATTGGCAAAAATGTGTCACGTGGATGTATTCGAATGTATAACCATGATGTTATCGAATTATCGTCAATGGTTCCGGTTGGAACACGTGTCTATATTCATAAATGA
- a CDS encoding Fic family protein — protein sequence MRLKPFVPLMLPLKEQIVNQLEFIRELIEANKGIVEYQTMLRNSKLHPQFLLRPVMLKEAVQSTKIEGTQVTLDEVMEAEVQTKKANKDIQEALNYYEALMEGMDALKSIPISTRLFKLMHKILLSNNVRGSNRSPGEFRRIQNFLGPEGCTIETATYIPPEPQLVNDYMSNLEKYINDPQDDYDELVRVAIIHAQFETIHPFLDGNGRIGRILIPLYLYNKGVIDYPNFFISDVLERDKHKYYRYLNDTRYKGDWTQWIKFFLECISIQAKKNVRLIEEVNKLYEEDLERASSIVNSSNIRTVIDVMFQRPIFTAKTMSDLTGLSEGTIRRYLNKLEDQRIIFSDGRIRFKTYYYYNLLDKLR from the coding sequence ATGAGATTAAAACCTTTTGTTCCTTTAATGTTACCATTAAAGGAACAAATCGTGAACCAGCTTGAATTTATTCGTGAGTTAATTGAAGCAAATAAGGGCATTGTGGAATACCAAACAATGTTAAGAAACTCTAAACTGCATCCTCAGTTTTTACTAAGACCAGTAATGCTTAAAGAAGCGGTTCAATCTACAAAAATTGAGGGTACTCAAGTTACGTTGGACGAAGTAATGGAGGCAGAGGTCCAAACTAAAAAAGCAAATAAGGATATTCAAGAGGCGCTAAACTACTATGAAGCATTAATGGAAGGAATGGATGCTTTAAAAAGCATTCCTATCTCTACGCGCCTTTTTAAATTAATGCATAAAATATTGTTATCGAACAATGTAAGGGGCTCCAATCGTTCGCCAGGGGAGTTCAGAAGAATTCAAAACTTTCTCGGACCCGAAGGATGCACTATTGAAACAGCTACTTATATTCCTCCGGAACCGCAACTTGTGAATGACTATATGTCCAATTTAGAAAAGTATATCAATGATCCTCAAGATGATTACGATGAATTGGTAAGGGTTGCGATTATTCATGCGCAATTTGAAACTATCCACCCATTTCTTGATGGAAATGGAAGAATAGGAAGGATTTTAATACCGCTTTATTTGTACAATAAAGGTGTAATTGACTATCCAAACTTCTTTATTAGTGATGTTTTAGAAAGAGATAAACATAAATATTATCGGTATTTAAATGACACTCGCTATAAAGGCGATTGGACACAATGGATTAAATTCTTTTTAGAATGCATTAGCATTCAAGCTAAGAAAAATGTTCGCTTAATTGAAGAAGTAAATAAACTATATGAAGAAGATTTGGAAAGAGCGAGTTCCATTGTCAATAGTAGTAATATTCGTACTGTAATCGATGTAATGTTCCAAAGACCAATATTTACAGCCAAAACCATGTCTGATTTAACCGGTTTATCCGAGGGAACGATTAGGAGATATCTAAACAAATTGGAAGATCAAAGAATCATTTTCTCAGACGGGAGAATTCGCTTCAAAACATATTATTATTATAACCTTCTTGATAAACTTCGATAA
- a CDS encoding recombinase family protein: MYRPMCLDVFIYLRKSRKDIEEEKKAADIGASYDTLQRHRDTLLAVARKEGHNIIDIFEEVVSGESIAERPQLQKLLRKVETGIADAVLVMDIDRLGRGDMLDQGILDRAFRYSGTKIITPTEVYDPESETWELVFGIKSLIAREELKAISKRMQRGRRASAAEGKSISKKPPYGYLRDENLKLYPDPETSWVVVKIFEMMRDGYGRKAIAAELDRLGVKPPDEKRAFWAPTTITSIIKNEAYMGHIVWGKFRYVKQNGKYVRKKMPPDRWYVKENAHEPLVSKELWEAANKAYKSRWRPSTVENKSLANPLAGILKCDICGFTIWYQPRPDRPNDMIRCANPKCKGVQKGALLPLVEERILQSLAEFVDQFEVQEQMIEKRESQSVIPLKQKALEQKEKELKKLNVQKNNLHDFLERGIYTVEIFLERQQNIMERIKQTQEEIEQLKQEVEKEQLKEKNINEYIPSVKKVLEAYRSTDDVEKKNRLLKSVLEKATYLRKPEWKKKDQFVIQLYPKI, from the coding sequence ATGTACAGACCAATGTGCCTCGATGTCTTCATCTACCTTCGCAAAAGCCGCAAAGACATTGAGGAAGAGAAAAAAGCAGCTGACATCGGGGCTTCTTATGATACGCTCCAACGCCATCGTGACACATTGCTGGCTGTTGCGCGGAAAGAAGGGCACAACATCATTGATATCTTTGAAGAGGTCGTCTCCGGAGAATCGATCGCTGAGCGGCCTCAGCTACAAAAGCTACTCCGGAAAGTCGAAACAGGAATTGCAGATGCTGTTCTTGTGATGGACATCGACCGTCTTGGTCGCGGAGATATGCTGGACCAAGGAATTTTGGACCGCGCATTCCGCTATTCCGGGACAAAAATCATCACTCCTACAGAAGTATATGATCCGGAATCAGAAACATGGGAACTCGTTTTTGGAATCAAGTCCCTTATCGCACGCGAGGAACTTAAGGCCATTTCCAAACGTATGCAACGCGGCCGACGCGCATCCGCGGCAGAAGGAAAATCTATCTCGAAGAAACCGCCGTATGGCTATCTTCGCGACGAGAATCTCAAGCTGTACCCCGACCCAGAAACGTCATGGGTAGTGGTGAAAATCTTTGAGATGATGCGGGACGGATATGGGCGTAAAGCGATTGCGGCAGAACTGGACAGACTTGGCGTGAAACCGCCCGATGAAAAACGAGCATTTTGGGCGCCCACCACTATCACATCGATTATAAAAAATGAAGCCTACATGGGGCATATTGTGTGGGGAAAATTTCGGTATGTCAAACAAAACGGGAAATATGTGCGAAAAAAAATGCCTCCAGATCGCTGGTATGTGAAAGAAAATGCACACGAACCACTCGTGTCAAAAGAGCTTTGGGAAGCCGCCAATAAAGCTTACAAAAGTCGTTGGCGTCCTTCAACAGTTGAAAATAAATCACTTGCAAACCCACTTGCCGGAATTCTGAAATGTGACATTTGTGGCTTTACGATATGGTATCAACCGCGCCCCGACCGCCCTAACGATATGATTCGTTGTGCGAATCCAAAATGTAAAGGCGTACAAAAAGGGGCATTACTCCCGCTTGTGGAGGAAAGAATTTTGCAATCACTTGCTGAGTTTGTCGATCAATTTGAAGTGCAGGAACAAATGATAGAGAAAAGAGAAAGTCAATCTGTCATCCCTCTTAAACAAAAGGCTCTTGAGCAAAAAGAAAAAGAATTGAAAAAGCTGAACGTTCAAAAAAACAATCTCCACGACTTCTTAGAACGCGGAATTTACACTGTAGAAATATTCCTAGAACGGCAGCAAAACATTATGGAACGTATCAAACAGACACAAGAGGAAATCGAGCAGCTGAAACAAGAGGTAGAAAAAGAGCAGCTCAAGGAAAAGAATATCAATGAGTATATTCCGTCCGTCAAAAAAGTGTTAGAGGCATATCGCAGCACAGACGATGTTGAAAAGAAAAACCGTCTTCTCAAATCTGTGCTTGAGAAAGCGACTTACTTGCGGAAACCGGAATGGAAGAAAAAAGATCAATTTGTGATTCAACTTTACCCTAAGATATAA
- a CDS encoding DctP family TRAP transporter solute-binding subunit, whose protein sequence is MKKQWVALFLVLLVGLGSVALLLKQHFWNGNIVYDDEQRGLKKQIVIYFSHVVAENTPKGLAAQKFAELVEKKTNGRVKVEVFPNGSLYSDGEEIDALLRGDVQMIAPAFSNVTELIPEWQVLDLPFLFQDYRDVERTFTGDVGKQLLEMLDEKGIKGLALWSNGFKQMMSTTRPLVHVDDFRGLRFRIMPSEVIASQFRLLGGDPVVVSFAHVYRSLEKHEFDGQENTISNIYSKGFYKFQPYITISNHGYLGYAVMMNKSFWESLPKDIQQKITEAMQETTVWNLQQSKKQNEEELKKIEQNKHIRIHRLSEEEKKRWEERLSPLYDQFTKEFGDKLLREIKYNK, encoded by the coding sequence ATGAAAAAGCAATGGGTGGCGCTGTTTCTCGTTTTACTCGTCGGTTTAGGAAGCGTGGCGCTGCTGCTAAAGCAGCACTTTTGGAATGGAAATATAGTGTATGATGATGAGCAGCGAGGATTAAAAAAGCAAATTGTGATTTATTTTAGCCATGTAGTCGCGGAAAATACGCCAAAAGGATTGGCCGCGCAAAAGTTCGCAGAGCTTGTGGAGAAAAAAACGAATGGCCGTGTAAAAGTCGAAGTGTTTCCGAACGGTTCTTTATATTCTGATGGCGAGGAAATAGATGCATTGCTGCGCGGAGACGTGCAGATGATTGCGCCAGCGTTTTCGAATGTGACAGAATTAATTCCCGAATGGCAAGTATTAGATTTGCCGTTTTTATTTCAAGACTATCGCGATGTGGAGCGGACGTTTACGGGAGATGTTGGGAAGCAGCTTTTAGAGATGTTAGATGAAAAAGGAATTAAAGGATTGGCATTATGGAGCAACGGCTTCAAACAGATGATGAGCACGACCCGTCCGCTCGTTCATGTTGATGATTTCCGCGGATTGCGCTTTCGCATCATGCCAAGCGAAGTGATCGCAAGTCAATTTCGTTTGCTGGGGGGCGATCCGGTTGTTGTCTCGTTTGCTCATGTTTACCGTTCTTTAGAAAAGCATGAATTTGACGGTCAGGAAAATACGATTTCCAACATTTATTCGAAAGGTTTTTACAAATTTCAGCCGTATATAACGATAAGCAATCATGGGTATCTTGGATATGCCGTGATGATGAACAAATCATTTTGGGAAAGTCTGCCGAAAGATATTCAGCAAAAAATTACGGAGGCGATGCAGGAAACGACAGTATGGAATTTGCAGCAATCGAAAAAGCAAAATGAAGAAGAGCTAAAAAAAATAGAGCAAAACAAACATATCCGTATCCATAGGCTGTCGGAGGAAGAAAAAAAGCGGTGGGAAGAGCGGTTGTCCCCTTTGTATGACCAATTTACAAAAGAGTTTGGCGATAAGCTGCTTCGCGAAATAAAATACAATAAATAA
- a CDS encoding MMPL family transporter: MRNLLKENPTKNFESYVGGQSAIGVDFDQRIFNNLPMIIVTVFVISFVVLIVSFRSILLPVKALVLNSLVTLASMGMLVAVFQQGNFREAINSITPVVLFAVLFGLSMDYEVLIINRIRELKDEGIPTIESIVKGISETAGLVNGAAAIMIAVFGAFAMVKVQVVKELGFGLAIAILLDATVIRSVLVPAIMRVLGEANWWLPFRFAVPINNRKNVETEEGLS, from the coding sequence ATACGGAATCTCTTAAAAGAAAATCCGACAAAAAATTTTGAATCTTATGTCGGAGGCCAATCAGCAATTGGAGTAGATTTTGATCAACGAATTTTCAATAATTTACCTATGATTATCGTTACGGTTTTTGTAATTTCTTTCGTGGTTTTGATAGTGTCTTTCCGATCAATTCTCCTTCCAGTAAAAGCGTTGGTGTTAAACTCTCTCGTTACACTGGCGAGTATGGGAATGTTAGTAGCTGTTTTCCAACAAGGCAACTTCCGAGAAGCGATTAATTCGATTACTCCTGTTGTATTGTTTGCCGTTTTATTTGGCCTGTCTATGGATTATGAAGTTCTCATTATTAACCGAATTCGGGAGCTGAAAGACGAAGGGATTCCTACTATAGAAAGCATTGTAAAAGGTATTTCCGAAACCGCCGGCCTTGTTAATGGAGCAGCTGCCATTATGATTGCAGTGTTCGGGGCATTTGCCATGGTGAAAGTTCAAGTTGTTAAAGAACTGGGATTTGGTTTGGCAATCGCTATTCTTTTAGATGCGACTGTGATTCGTTCTGTTCTAGTTCCTGCCATAATGAGAGTACTTGGCGAAGCGAATTGGTGGTTACCGTTCCGCTTTGCCGTCCCGATTAATAACCGAAAAAATGTAGAAACTGAGGAGGGATTATCTTGA
- a CDS encoding YjcZ family sporulation protein yields the protein MSSGFRSNFALIVVLFILLIIVGCSCFSGGGY from the coding sequence ATGTCAAGTGGATTCAGATCAAACTTTGCTTTAATTGTGGTGCTGTTTATCCTTTTAATTATTGTTGGATGTAGTTGTTTCTCTGGTGGCGGTTACTAA